One Nocardia huaxiensis genomic window, CGCCCCTTCGGCCGGCTGGTCGCTCTACGCGCTGCTGCGCGGCGCGGTGAATGTGGTTCTGGATGCCCGCCTCACCCGGGATCCGCGGGTGCACGCCCTGCTCCTCGCGGTGGAGGCCCGATTCGCCGAATTGGCGACACAACGACTATGAGAAATAGAAATACCCGATTTGCGGAGGAATAAACATACCTATAACCATCGGATAACAACCCTTGAGAATGTCCGAATCAACGTTGCGGGCACGGCCGCCGCCTGGCAGCGTGGTGGGCAGTTTGACTCAATTCAACCTCAACGACGAGGAGCTTTGAAATGAGTAACAAGCTGTCCCGTAATTCCTCTATCCAGAGCGCCGTCGAGCTGCTGGGAAGCCCTTCGTCCCGCGCTGCGGAAACCCCGGAAAACAAATCCCTGCATATCGTGATGGTCGCTCCGCCGTATTTCGATATTCCTCCCGCGGGATACGGCGGCGTCGAAGCCGTGGTCGCGGCATTGGCCGATGAACTGGTCGAACGCGGGCACAGAGTCACGCTGCTGGGCGCCGGTCGCGCCGGCACGAAGGCGCGGTTCATCCAGGTCTGGGACGAATTGCTCACCCAGAGCCTGGGCGAGCCGTATCCGGAAATCGTGAACACCATGAAAGCCTGGCGCATCATCGAACAAATGCATGCCCAGGATCCGATCGACGTCGTGCACGATCACACCTTCGGCGGGCCGGCCAATGCCGCGGCGTATCGGATGATCGGCATCCCCACCATTGTCACCGTGCACGGTCCGGTGGATGCGCAGATGCACGAGTACTACCGTTCCTTCGACCGCAGCGTGCGCCTGGTGGCGATCAGCGACCGGCAGCGGGAATTGGCCCCGGATCTGAACTGGATCGGCCGGGTGCACAATGCGATTCGACCCGACGAATGGCCGTTCCGCACCGAGAAATTGGATTACGCACTGTTCCTCGGCCGGTACGCGCCCTACAAGGGCCCGCACCTCGCCCTGGAGGCCGCACACGCCGCGGGCCTGCGCCTGATCCTCGCGGGCAAGTGCAACGAGCCGCCCGAACGCGCCTTCTTCGACGAATTCGTCCGGCCACTCCTGACTTCCGACGACGACGTGTTCGGTGAAGCCGACGCGGTGGCCAAGCGGCACCTGCTCGCCGGCGCGCGCTGCCTGCTGTTCCCCATCCAGTGGGAGGAGCCGTTCGGCATCGTCATGATCGAGGCCATGGTGTGCGGCACCCCGGTGATCGCGCTGCGCGGCGGCGCGGTGGCGGAGGTGATCGAGCACGGTGTGACCGGCTGGATCTGCGAGAGCCCCGACGAACTGCCGCAGGCCATCGCCCGCGCGGACGAGATCGATCCGCGCGCCTGCCGCGAGCGGGTCGAAAAGCTGTTCGCCACCGAGCGATTCGCCTCGGGATACGAAGCCGCCTATCAGCGCGTGATCGATCGGGCGGCGCGGGCGGCACGGCCGGTCATCCGGACCGGCGTCGTGCACACCGCGCCCGCACGCGGACCCCGTGGCGTGCAACGGCCCAGCGCCCGCGCGTGAGCGTGTTCAATGCCGGCCCGCCGATTCCGGTCGACGGCGGGACCGGCCCCATCACGCTGGTCGAGGCGAGCACCTTCTGCCTGTCCGATCACCTGGGTGACATCCATCCGGGCACCGCGCACGGGTTGTTCTACCGCGATGCCCGGGTGCTCACCCGCTGGGAGCTGCGCCTGGACGGTCTTCCACCGGAACAGCTTTCGGTGGTCTCGCGGGACCCGTTCCGGGCGCGCTTCCTGGCCCGCAAGCCACCGCCGCACGGGATCGCCGACGCGACGGTGCTGGTGCAGCGCCGCCGCATGATCGGCGAGGGCATGCAGGAGGCCATCACCGTGCACAATCTGGGCGCCGAGGACACCGCCATCACGGTAACCCTCACCGTCGACGCGGATTTCGCGGATCTGTTCGCGGTCAAGGAGGGCCGGGTGCACGGCGGCGGGTGCGAGTTCGTCATCTCCGATCGGACGCTGCGGCTCATCGGGCGGGCGGGACCGGATCGGGAGCTGG contains:
- a CDS encoding glycosyltransferase family 4 protein; amino-acid sequence: MLGSPSSRAAETPENKSLHIVMVAPPYFDIPPAGYGGVEAVVAALADELVERGHRVTLLGAGRAGTKARFIQVWDELLTQSLGEPYPEIVNTMKAWRIIEQMHAQDPIDVVHDHTFGGPANAAAYRMIGIPTIVTVHGPVDAQMHEYYRSFDRSVRLVAISDRQRELAPDLNWIGRVHNAIRPDEWPFRTEKLDYALFLGRYAPYKGPHLALEAAHAAGLRLILAGKCNEPPERAFFDEFVRPLLTSDDDVFGEADAVAKRHLLAGARCLLFPIQWEEPFGIVMIEAMVCGTPVIALRGGAVAEVIEHGVTGWICESPDELPQAIARADEIDPRACRERVEKLFATERFASGYEAAYQRVIDRAARAARPVIRTGVVHTAPARGPRGVQRPSARA